One window from the genome of Nicotiana sylvestris chromosome 9, ASM39365v2, whole genome shotgun sequence encodes:
- the LOC138878184 gene encoding uncharacterized protein yields MAQSRQKSYADRKVRDVSYIVGEKDLLKVSPMKGIMRFGKKGKLSPRFNRPFEVLRRIGKVAYELAFPPSLSSVHQVFHVSMLQKYIGDPSYLLDFSAVPLDGDLTYGMEPVDILGRQIRKLRSKDVASVRVH; encoded by the coding sequence ATGGCACAgtcgagacagaagagttatgctgacagaaaggttcgtgatgtgtcttacatagTCGGGGAGAAGgacttgctgaaggtttcacccatgaagggcattatgagatttggaaagaagggcaagttgagccctcgattTAACAGGccgtttgaggtgcttcgaagaaTTGGGAAGGTggcctatgagcttgcttttccacctagcttatcgagtgtgcatcaagtatttcatgtttcaatgcttcaaaagtatattggagatccatCTTATCTTCTGGATTTTAGTGCGGTTccgttggatggtgatttgacttatggcATGGAGCCGGTGGATATTTTGGGGCGTCagattcgaaagttgaggtcaaaggatgtAGCTTCAGTGAGAGTGCATTga